From the Lysobacter soyae genome, the window TGAGCAATGCGAGTTTGTCGCGGACATACACCGCTTCGCTCCCGTGCCAGTCCAGATGTTCGGCGATGACATTGGTGACCAACGCGAGATGCGGACGGACGCCACTGGCGGCCACCTCACGCGTCTGAAAGCTCGACAACTCAATTGCCCAAAAGTCGGCGCGCGCATCGATCATGTCGGCAAGCGGCATGCCGATATTGCCGACCAGTCCGACCTGTTTTCCTGCCGCGCGCAGCAAATGCGCTAGCAAAGCCGTCGACGTGCTCTTGCCTTTGGTACCGGTCACGCAAAGGGTTTTGTCACCGGCGTGTTCGGCGAACCACAGGCAGGTACCACTGCTGAACACGGTGCCATGCGCGGCGGCGGCTTCGACCATCGGTTGATACGGAGAAATGCCCGGCGACTTGAAGACAACGTCGTAATGCGACAACACTTCGGCATCAACATGCACGTTGCAGACCACGCGCGGATCGTTCATCGCCTCGACGATCTGCGCCTCAACGTCGTTGCAAATCACGGTCAAATTGAGGTCGGGCAGTTCGGCGCGGATGGCCTGATAGACCGCCCTGCCTTCCTTGCCCCAACCCCAAATCGCGACGCGGCGATTCGCCAGCTCAAAAATGCGCACGGACTTTCTCCCACACATGGGCGGGAATGCCGTGTTCGCCTTCGAGCGTCAACAAGGATTCAATCGACAAGTCTTCGGCGGCGAGCTGCGGCGCGATTTCCCGCGCGAATCGTGCCACCAAAGCATCCTCGTCCCATTCGGAACGCTGGGTCAGTGCGGCCAGCGCGGCGCGCGACTCTTTGGCTTCACCGACGCATTCGAAAGGTTTGTGATTGCGATATTCGAGCAAGGCGTCGTAGCCCTCGATCTGGCTTTCATCGTCCAACAAGTTGCGGCCGAAAATGGACACCAATCGCGTCTTGGCCATAAACGGCGCCAATGCCAAGAATACGAAGTGGCACTTCGGACAGACACCGCACCAGCGCTGCGTCGGTTTCTCGCCCAAAAGATGGAAGTTGCGATTGCAGCTGGAGAACCAGGCGTCATATTTATCAGTGCGGGCGAACTGACGGGCCACGGCCAACTCGGACAAGGGTCGCAACAGCGAGTAGTAGCGCAAGTCCGCCGCTACGCGCTTGCGCACGATGTCCGCGAACGCACTTTCAAACGCCCAGCCCTTCGACCATTGGTGGTTCACTTCGCCGGTGCCCTCGATCAGACTGCCGTAGCTTGCCGAGCGCTCGTTCGAGAACACCACCTGATTCGCACCGGTGACAATCGCGGCCAACACCAAAATCGCCGAGTTCACCGCCGTGACCGGAATATGTCCGTTCCACGCGCCCAAGCGATTGAGCTCAAACAGCTCCGGTGCCAACTGACGCGTGATGTTCAAGGTCGGCAAGCCGGTACGTGCGGCGCAGGTGGCAATCAATTGCGAGCCGCCGACCCAACTCACCACGGGATTGACGCCGGCATCGCGCAGTGCCTCGATCGACACCAGCGAATCCTTGCCGCCGCCGATCGCGACCAAGGCACGCTCTGCCAATCCGGCGTCAACGGCCGCGGGCGCAGATTCGGCCGCATGCGGAAAGGCGATGCGGCCGTGCAAATCCAGACCGTTCCGATAGGCGAACTCACCCAAGCCGTTCAAATACACCGAATCGAGGAACCGCGCGAGATCGGCATCGATTGCACCGCTTTCGATGGTGATTTCCGGCGGTACCGCTGCTTTGTAGTAGCTGACACCGGCAATCAAATGCAGCAGCTGCGTCGCGGCTTCGGCCGCTTTGCGCCGGGTCGCGTCCAAGTTGAACGGCGCGCCCGGAATGACCACGGTCTCCACCATCAGAGGGCCATCGTCGAACGCATAGGCGAGTTTTGCCTCGCCGGTCTCGGTGTCGAAGCTGTGGCTGACGAATCGGAAACGCGCCACCGACGTACGGTCGAATTCCATAATATTCACTCGATGATTTCCTCGTGCGGCAAAGCCCGCATGTTGTATCTGCTCGCCATGGTCATGCCGTAGGCACCCGCGTCAGCAATCAAAATGACGTCATTCTCAGACGTCGAAATCGGCAACTCCCGGTCATTGCCGAGGACATC encodes:
- the murL gene encoding UDP-N-acetyl-alpha-D-muramoyl-L-alanyl-L-glutamate epimerase encodes the protein MMEFDRTSVARFRFVSHSFDTETGEAKLAYAFDDGPLMVETVVIPGAPFNLDATRRKAAEAATQLLHLIAGVSYYKAAVPPEITIESGAIDADLARFLDSVYLNGLGEFAYRNGLDLHGRIAFPHAAESAPAAVDAGLAERALVAIGGGKDSLVSIEALRDAGVNPVVSWVGGSQLIATCAARTGLPTLNITRQLAPELFELNRLGAWNGHIPVTAVNSAILVLAAIVTGANQVVFSNERSASYGSLIEGTGEVNHQWSKGWAFESAFADIVRKRVAADLRYYSLLRPLSELAVARQFARTDKYDAWFSSCNRNFHLLGEKPTQRWCGVCPKCHFVFLALAPFMAKTRLVSIFGRNLLDDESQIEGYDALLEYRNHKPFECVGEAKESRAALAALTQRSEWDEDALVARFAREIAPQLAAEDLSIESLLTLEGEHGIPAHVWEKVRAHF